From a region of the Ananas comosus cultivar F153 unplaced genomic scaffold, ASM154086v1, whole genome shotgun sequence genome:
- the LOC109706327 gene encoding leucine-rich repeat receptor-like protein CLAVATA2 isoform X2 — protein sequence MMLCIFSTCVMATLILSSLLWILTVDVVVASGCMEVERNALLTFKSGLVDPQNLLSSWEGEDCCKWRGVPCSNTTGHVVKLNLRNRNSYDILVEECLCLSGEINPALLLLSKLEHLDLSMNNFSGTSIPAYLGSFENLRYLNLSYAHFSGKIPPQIGNLSKLHYLDLSFDFTFSGNTLRVDDILWLTRLSSLKYLDMSFVNMNTSTGWLHAVNMLPSLKVLRLAACSLPGISTSSSHFNLTTLKVLDLGENQIKGRLPLLMSFTRLLYLNLSSNQFEGPLPSLPHNLLNIDLSNNFFTGVLPNIVLPQMDFLFLSNNDIGGHIPSALCESIFLEILDLSNNNLSGEIPECIGKSQEYLSVIDVSTNNLVGRIPDSLCSSKYISLLKFNSNGLSGEFPSLQNCTGLVILDLGYNKFSGTIPFWIGGSLTLLMVLQLRSNMFSGGIPEKIAQLGSLQVLDLSSNNLSGPLPRSFGNFSWKALKEGRTDRINNISAYYSVSISLDIKGEELTIWKILYLFESIDLSNNNLSGEIPDEITDLQTQQYLNLSRNNLIGRIPEKIGKMQSLESLDLAMNKLSGNQLQTLDDPSIYIGNPYLCGPPSTRNCSAIEINYEDNEGPKDKFEWLWIYFGVVLGYLFGLAVFCGVLLLNNAWRKAYFSMIDIVCDKLFIVTKVTLTRSRHRHRR from the exons ATGATGTTGTGTATTTTCTCAACCTGCGTCATGGCTACTCTTATCCTTTCCTCCTTGCTGTGGATTTTAACCGTCGACGTTGTTGTGGCGAGTGGTTGCATGGAGGTAGAGAGGAATGCACTCCTCACGTTTAAGTCCGGCTTGGTTGATCCTCAGAATTTATTGTCTTCGTGGGAAGGCGAAGATTGCTGTAAATGGAGGGGAGTCCCCTGCAGCAATACCACGGGCCATGTTGTGAAACTCAACCTCCGAAACAGAAACTCGTATGATATATTGGTTGAGGAATGCTTATGTTTGAGCGGTGAGATCAATCCAGCTTTACTTCTTTTAAGCAAGTTAGAGCATTTAGATCTCAGCATGAACAATTTCAGCGGAACCAGCATCCCGGCATACTTGGGTTCATTCGAGAACTTGAGATATCTCAACCTCTCTTATGCACATTTCAGTGGAAAAATACCTCCACAAATTGGAAATCTCTCAAAACTTCACTATCTTGATTTAAGTTTTGACTTCACTTTTTCTGGCAACACTCTTAGAGTAGATGACATTTTGTGGCTCACTCGTTTATCTTCCTTAAAATATCTTGATATGAGCTTTGTGAATATGAATACTTCTACAGGTTGGTTGCATGCTGTAAATATGCTTCCTTCATTGAAAGTGCTACGTTTAGCTGCCTGTTCACTTCCTGGCATTTCTACATCTTCATCACATTTCAACCTTACAACTCTCAAGGTTCTTGATCTTGGAG AAAACCAAATCAAGGGGAGATTGCCATTATTAATGAGCTTTACCAGGCTATTGTACttaaatttgagctcaaatcaATTTGAAGGCCCGCTACCATCTCTGCCACATAATCTCCTAAACATCGATCTCTCCAATAATTTTTTCACTGGAGTACTTCCAAACATTGTATTGCCACAGATGGATTTCCTATTCTTGTCAAATAATGACATTGGTGGTCATATACCATCTGCTCTATGTGAATCAATTTTTCTGGAAATTCTCGATCTATCAAATAACAACTTGTCAGGAGAAATTCCTGAATGTATCGGGAAGTCACAAGAGTACCTTTCTGTTATCGATGTGTCAACAAATAATCTTGTTGGGAGGATCCCTGACTCCCTTTGCTCGTCGAAATATATTTCGCTgctaaaatttaatagtaatGGTTTGTCTGGAGAATTTCCTTCGTTGCAAAATTGCACAGGTTTGGTTATCCTTGATCTCGGATATAATAAGTTTTCTGGAACAATACCATTTTGGATCGGGGGAAGTTTAACTCTTCTTATGGTTCTTCAGTTACGTTCAAATATGTTTTCTGGCGGCATTCCAGAGAAAATTGCACAACTTGGCTCTCTCCAAGTTTTGGATCTTTCAAGCAATAACTTATCAGGACCATTACCACGATCCTTCGGTAATTTCAGCTGGAAAGCTTTAAAAGAAGGCAGAACAGATAGAATTAATAATATCAGTGCATATTATTCAGTTAGTATATCCTTGGATATTAAGGGAGAGGAACTTACAATTTGGAAGATACTCTATCTATTTGAAAGCATAGATCTTTCCAATAATAATCTAAGTGGAGAGATTCCCGATGAGATTACTGATCTGCAGACACAACAATATTTAAACTTATCgagaaataatttgattggacGTATTCCAGAAAAAATCGGCAAAATGCAATCGTTAGAATCGCTAGACCTTGCAATGAATAAGCTCTCTG GAAATCAGTTGCAGACCCTTGACGATCCATCCATTTACATCGGCAATCCATATCTCTGCGGGCCACCGAGTACGAGAAATTGTTCTgcaattgaaataaattatgaGGATAATGAAGGCCCTAAGGATAAGTTCGAGTGGCTATGGATATACTTTGGTGTTGTACTGGGATATCTATTCGGTTTAGCAGTTTTTTGTGGGGTTTTGTTGCTCAATAATGCTTGGAGGAAAGCTTATTTCTCTATGATTGAT
- the LOC109706327 gene encoding receptor-like protein 12 isoform X1, translating to MMLCIFSTCVMATLILSSLLWILTVDVVVASGCMEVERNALLTFKSGLVDPQNLLSSWEGEDCCKWRGVPCSNTTGHVVKLNLRNRNSYDILVEECLCLSGEINPALLLLSKLEHLDLSMNNFSGTSIPAYLGSFENLRYLNLSYAHFSGKIPPQIGNLSKLHYLDLSFDFTFSGNTLRVDDILWLTRLSSLKYLDMSFVNMNTSTGWLHAVNMLPSLKVLRLAACSLPGISTSSSHFNLTTLKVLDLGENQIKGRLPLLMSFTRLLYLNLSSNQFEGPLPSLPHNLLNIDLSNNFFTGVLPNIVLPQMDFLFLSNNDIGGHIPSALCESIFLEILDLSNNNLSGEIPECIGKSQEYLSVIDVSTNNLVGRIPDSLCSSKYISLLKFNSNGLSGEFPSLQNCTGLVILDLGYNKFSGTIPFWIGGSLTLLMVLQLRSNMFSGGIPEKIAQLGSLQVLDLSSNNLSGPLPRSFGNFSWKALKEGRTDRINNISAYYSVSISLDIKGEELTIWKILYLFESIDLSNNNLSGEIPDEITDLQTQQYLNLSRNNLIGRIPEKIGKMQSLESLDLAMNKLSGNIPQSLSALTSLSHLNLSYNNFSGVIPTGNQLQTLDDPSIYIGNPYLCGPPSTRNCSAIEINYEDNEGPKDKFEWLWIYFGVVLGYLFGLAVFCGVLLLNNAWRKAYFSMIDIVCDKLFIVTKVTLTRSRHRHRR from the exons ATGATGTTGTGTATTTTCTCAACCTGCGTCATGGCTACTCTTATCCTTTCCTCCTTGCTGTGGATTTTAACCGTCGACGTTGTTGTGGCGAGTGGTTGCATGGAGGTAGAGAGGAATGCACTCCTCACGTTTAAGTCCGGCTTGGTTGATCCTCAGAATTTATTGTCTTCGTGGGAAGGCGAAGATTGCTGTAAATGGAGGGGAGTCCCCTGCAGCAATACCACGGGCCATGTTGTGAAACTCAACCTCCGAAACAGAAACTCGTATGATATATTGGTTGAGGAATGCTTATGTTTGAGCGGTGAGATCAATCCAGCTTTACTTCTTTTAAGCAAGTTAGAGCATTTAGATCTCAGCATGAACAATTTCAGCGGAACCAGCATCCCGGCATACTTGGGTTCATTCGAGAACTTGAGATATCTCAACCTCTCTTATGCACATTTCAGTGGAAAAATACCTCCACAAATTGGAAATCTCTCAAAACTTCACTATCTTGATTTAAGTTTTGACTTCACTTTTTCTGGCAACACTCTTAGAGTAGATGACATTTTGTGGCTCACTCGTTTATCTTCCTTAAAATATCTTGATATGAGCTTTGTGAATATGAATACTTCTACAGGTTGGTTGCATGCTGTAAATATGCTTCCTTCATTGAAAGTGCTACGTTTAGCTGCCTGTTCACTTCCTGGCATTTCTACATCTTCATCACATTTCAACCTTACAACTCTCAAGGTTCTTGATCTTGGAG AAAACCAAATCAAGGGGAGATTGCCATTATTAATGAGCTTTACCAGGCTATTGTACttaaatttgagctcaaatcaATTTGAAGGCCCGCTACCATCTCTGCCACATAATCTCCTAAACATCGATCTCTCCAATAATTTTTTCACTGGAGTACTTCCAAACATTGTATTGCCACAGATGGATTTCCTATTCTTGTCAAATAATGACATTGGTGGTCATATACCATCTGCTCTATGTGAATCAATTTTTCTGGAAATTCTCGATCTATCAAATAACAACTTGTCAGGAGAAATTCCTGAATGTATCGGGAAGTCACAAGAGTACCTTTCTGTTATCGATGTGTCAACAAATAATCTTGTTGGGAGGATCCCTGACTCCCTTTGCTCGTCGAAATATATTTCGCTgctaaaatttaatagtaatGGTTTGTCTGGAGAATTTCCTTCGTTGCAAAATTGCACAGGTTTGGTTATCCTTGATCTCGGATATAATAAGTTTTCTGGAACAATACCATTTTGGATCGGGGGAAGTTTAACTCTTCTTATGGTTCTTCAGTTACGTTCAAATATGTTTTCTGGCGGCATTCCAGAGAAAATTGCACAACTTGGCTCTCTCCAAGTTTTGGATCTTTCAAGCAATAACTTATCAGGACCATTACCACGATCCTTCGGTAATTTCAGCTGGAAAGCTTTAAAAGAAGGCAGAACAGATAGAATTAATAATATCAGTGCATATTATTCAGTTAGTATATCCTTGGATATTAAGGGAGAGGAACTTACAATTTGGAAGATACTCTATCTATTTGAAAGCATAGATCTTTCCAATAATAATCTAAGTGGAGAGATTCCCGATGAGATTACTGATCTGCAGACACAACAATATTTAAACTTATCgagaaataatttgattggacGTATTCCAGAAAAAATCGGCAAAATGCAATCGTTAGAATCGCTAGACCTTGCAATGAATAAGCTCTCTGGTAATATTCCGCAAAGTCTCTCGGCATTGACTTCTCTGAGCCACTTAAATTTGTCGTATAATAATTTCTCGGGAGTAATTCCAACAGGAAATCAGTTGCAGACCCTTGACGATCCATCCATTTACATCGGCAATCCATATCTCTGCGGGCCACCGAGTACGAGAAATTGTTCTgcaattgaaataaattatgaGGATAATGAAGGCCCTAAGGATAAGTTCGAGTGGCTATGGATATACTTTGGTGTTGTACTGGGATATCTATTCGGTTTAGCAGTTTTTTGTGGGGTTTTGTTGCTCAATAATGCTTGGAGGAAAGCTTATTTCTCTATGATTGAT